AGAAAATAAAAGAAGTTGATATAAACTCAAAAGTAATTTTAATTACAGCACACGATGATATTCAAACAACAATTGAATCGATACAGAATGGAGCTTATGATTATTTTGAAAAACCACTCGATGTAGAAAAACTAAAAATTGTTGTACAACGTGCTCTCGAATCAAAATCTTTGAGCGAAAGGATAGAATCTTTTGTAACCGAAGAAGCAGAAGAGTATCAAATTGAAAAAAAGATTATTGGAAAATCACCATTAATGAAAGAAGTTTATAAAAAAATTGGACACGTTTCTAATAATCGTGTTACAGTATTCATCGTAGGTGAAAGTGGAACTGGAAAAGAACTTGTTGCAAAAACAATTCATTACAGTGGAATAACAAAAAATCATCCTTTCGTTGCAGTAAATTGTTCTGCTATTTCAGAAACATTACTTGAAAGCGAACTCTTTGGTCACGAAAAAGGAGCTTTTACTGGAGCCGATAGACTAAAAAAAGGCAAATTCGAACTTGCTGGCGAAGGAACTATTTTTCTTGATGAAATTTCTGAAATGTCGCCCGACTTACAAGCCAAACTTCTCCGTGTTCTTCAAGAAAGAGAATTTGAACGAGTAGGTGGAGAATATAGCATTCCAATGAAGGCACGAATTATTACTGCTACTAACAAAAATATCGAACTGCTTATTAATGAAGGTAAATTTAGAGAAGATTTATTTTTTAGATTAAACGTTGTTACAATAAAACTACCACCATTAAGAGAAAGAAAAGAAGACATCCCTTTGCTTGTTAATTACTTCTTAAATAGAATTAACAAAGAACTTCACAAAAATGTAACAAAAGTTCCAGACGAAGTAATGAAAATGTTAATCGATTATGATTGGATTGGTAATGTTCGTGAACTTGAAAACGTATTAACACAGGCAGTAGTTCTTTCAACAGATAATGTACTCCATCCAGAAAATATTTTATTAAAATATCCTGTTAATAAAAAAGAAGAACATTTACTATCTCTTCAGGAAGTTGAAAAAAAACATATTAAATTGGTACTTGAACATACAAACTGGAATAAACCAGAAGCAGCAAAAATACTTGGTATTTCTCTTCCTACACTTTATGCTAAAATTGAACACTACAATCTTTCCAGAGAAAAATAATTTAATTCAAAAACTCATTTTTCTGAATTCCAATACTGTACACAAGGTTTTAAGATTTTTAAAAATATCTTAAAAAATCTTAAAAATATTCTTCAACAAGAGTTCTTTTTCAATTAAAAAATA
This is a stretch of genomic DNA from Rosettibacter firmus. It encodes these proteins:
- a CDS encoding sigma-54-dependent transcriptional regulator codes for the protein MKEKILVIDDDESIRQTLTNFLKRLNYSVITAENGNAGFEMLKKYSPDLIISDIRMPGLSGLELLKKIKEVDINSKVILITAHDDIQTTIESIQNGAYDYFEKPLDVEKLKIVVQRALESKSLSERIESFVTEEAEEYQIEKKIIGKSPLMKEVYKKIGHVSNNRVTVFIVGESGTGKELVAKTIHYSGITKNHPFVAVNCSAISETLLESELFGHEKGAFTGADRLKKGKFELAGEGTIFLDEISEMSPDLQAKLLRVLQEREFERVGGEYSIPMKARIITATNKNIELLINEGKFREDLFFRLNVVTIKLPPLRERKEDIPLLVNYFLNRINKELHKNVTKVPDEVMKMLIDYDWIGNVRELENVLTQAVVLSTDNVLHPENILLKYPVNKKEEHLLSLQEVEKKHIKLVLEHTNWNKPEAAKILGISLPTLYAKIEHYNLSREK